From a single Nicotiana tomentosiformis chromosome 2, ASM39032v3, whole genome shotgun sequence genomic region:
- the LOC104108241 gene encoding peroxidase 19 — translation MSFSTFSSSLTIFMFLFFFLILTSSNSLLNSLSINATLRRQPRKLTVNYYAKTCPKVEILVGSVTSQMFKDAPASGPATIRLFFHDCFVEGCDGSILISSKPGSKELAEKDAEDNKDLAKEAFEGINKAKAVVESKCPGVVSCADILAIATRDFVHLVGGPYYQVKKGRWDGKISKASRVHQNLPQSNSTVDQLLKIFSSKGLTPEDLVVLSGAHTIGFAHCKQFVNRLYDYKGTKKPDPYMDPRLLKALKLSCPQFGGNVDIVAPFDVTTPFSFDNAYYGNLEAKLGLLASDQALSLDPRTKSFVQDLAKDKHNFFQAFAAAMEKMGSIGVKRGRKHGEFRKDCTMHM, via the exons ATGTCTTTCTCTACATTTTCTTCTTCTCTCACCATTTTTatgttcctcttcttcttcctcattttaACTTCCTCCAATTCTTTGCTCAACTCCCTATCCATCAATGCCACCCTCCGGCGACAGCCTCGAAAACTCACCGTTAATTACTATGCCAAGACTTGTCCTAAAGTTGAAATTCTCGTTGGCTCAGTAACCTCCCAGATGTTCAAAGATGCCCCTGCCTCTGGCCCTGCCACCATTCGCCTCTTCTTCCATGATTGCTTTGTTGAA GGGTGTGATGGGTCAATATTGATATCAAGTAAACCAGGAAGCAAAGAATTAGCAGAGAAAGATGCAGAAGATAATAAGGATTTAGCTAAGGAGGCATTTGAGGGCATAAACAAAGCCAAAGCTGTGGTGGAAAGCAAGTGTCCAGGTGTTGTTTCCTGTGCAGACATTCTTGCCATTGCTACCAGAGATTTTGTCCACTTA GTTGGAGGACCATATTATCAAGTGAAGAAAGGAAGATGGGACGGAAAAATATCAAAGGCATCAAGGGTGCATCAAAATCTTCCCCAATCAAACTCAACGGTGGATCAACTTTTGAAAATCTTTTCCTCAAAAGGACTCACACCAGAAGACCTTGTGGTCCTCTCCGGCGCGCACACCATTGGTTTTGCACATTGCAAACAATTTGTGAACAGACTCTATGACTACAAAGGGACCAAGAAACCTGACCCTTATATGGATCCTAGGCTTCTCAAGGCTCTCAAATTGTCTTGTCCACAATTTGGTGGCAATGTTGATATTGTAGCACCATTTGATGTGACAActcctttctcatttgataatgCTTATTATGGGAATTTGGAAGCTAAGTTGGGATTGCTGGCTTCTGATCAAGCTCTGTCTTTGGACCCTAGAACCAAGTCTTTTGTTCAAGATTTGGCAAAGGATAAGCATAATTTTTTCCAAGCTTTTGCTGCTGCTATGGAGAAAATGGGAAGTATTGGGGTGAAAAGGGGTAGAAAGCATGGGGAATTTAGAAAGGATTGCACTATGCATATGTGA